The Pungitius pungitius chromosome 13, fPunPun2.1, whole genome shotgun sequence genome includes the window GCCAGATTAATGGCTCAGCAAGGTATGTTGAGCATAGTTACAGTTGTTACCTCGATAGAAAACTAGGGTACTTTTATCTCTCAAACCTAACCTGCACCAGTGGGAGGGGGTTTAGAGTCTTGGATTGCCCCAACAGGTAACTAATAACCTCCTCTGCAAATATCATCAGTAGCGATGCAACCATGGACATTTCATGTCAGGATTATCCTGCCAAAATACTTGCAACTAACAATAGCATCCAGATCATCGTGTAAATATATCCAAAACTCCTAAAATTCCCTTAAAATATaccccccttttttaaagacaatttCTTTATTGTATGGATGGATCACCCAAAGTTTTATTCAGAACATAATATCGAAGTGCAAAACCCTCCAAAAAACAATCTTTAATGAGGTCATTACAAGTGTCCATTCATGAACGAAGTGAAAATGAATGTATGTTTGTTCTTATTGGCTTTTGGTGTTTAGATTTCACTTTCTACTTCATGAACATTAGGTCCACGTGGAGTTTGTATTTCACATCCTTGTTTAAGTCTGGActacctctctctctggctTGTCTGCAGAGGTGAATGTCTCTCGCTCTCAGCTTCTTTTTACTTCATTGGTCGGTGTCGACGTGCAGGAAGATCAGCTGATCAGCCAGGTGCTGCAGCATAGGCTGCCGCTGCCCTGCAATGGCAACAAGGCAGCAGACGgaccctctcttctcttcttcatgAACTCTGACCACCTTAGAGAAAAGCCTGTCCCTCTAAACGAGGAGCCGGTCAGCTGCAAGCCCCGCCCATCTCCATGTCCCGCCGACTCTGCCTTTGACCTCCACAGACGGGGGAGATGCTGAAAGGGCCCTGCCAGCTCTGATCAGCACGAGATACTCATGTAACATTGTGTGTGAGGGCCTTGATGCCATTAACTAtatgttttaattattaatatcaACTTAAATCTGTCTTTAGCCATTTCTCTAATTGCTGCCGTTCAGTTCCAGGGAATGCCTTTTACTTTTGATGAAGTTTGTGTCTGCTAATAAAAACACTGAGCTTTCACGACTGTATTTATATTGTCTGTTTCCTGTTTGTAAGGGTCTTGTTGCACAAGAATAACTAATCAAGGAGGTCCGCTTTCGATTCCTGCGAGTCTCAGCACATTTAGGGCTTAGTGGAAATGAAAGTGGATCTGCAAAGAAGTGTCAGTAACGCAGAAGTTTAGTTCCCTTTTTGGGAGGGGGACAAATCAACCACATTTGGGACTATTCCTGATATAATATCCAAAAGACTGTGAAGATAATGTGTTAAGAAGGTAAAAGTTGGAGAGGAGACAATAAAACGTGCTGTATTTCTTTTTGAGAAATGTTCTCCAACCCGCACTCCGGGCCAGAAGGGGGCGTGGATGCACCAAtaaactgcagcaggaaatgCTCACGTGACACATAGCGTTAGAATGGCAGGAGACTCCGAATCCAAACTGCAGCTGGTCCAAAGACACATTCGAGCTTTTCCAGACTTTCCGAAGGAAGGCATCGTGTTCAGGTAAGATCCCCGGTCCGTCTCATCACTCCATCCGTTAGTCTACCTACTGAGCAgctcacacactcatgcacacacacacacactcatacacacacacacacgcgtcccGACGGGGAGGCATTGAAATGAAGAACACGTGAATGGAAAAAGTGAATCTTTAAGTCCAAAAGTCATTGCACAGTGTGTAATAAACGTTAAGATGGCACGTGCTGCTCTCCTCTCACGCCCTGTGCATCGTTtccgctatccaccatggaaataaccTCTATTTCTGCTCTGAACTCAGAACCTCAAACGGTTGTTGTGCAATAAgttacgagaggctgtactttttCGTCCAATAATGCTTTTATAACATGGTTGCCAtcgaaattataaatggtaagtaaatagcttcctttcagcacaaaatagttggaGCCACGaaacgttttgtatcacatttcatcagtctagaagGAAAATAGTCCCcatgtgtgcatgtaaacagcattgggtccctcaccatctcattcattcacattgctcatgacgtccaccttaattgtcctcAGATTGCCTCAAAAccatcatttgtgggatttccgggTTTTTTCCGGCGATCACCACCGAGCTAAAAggtcaactaacggtcgcacaaaatctaacgtgttacttcgagtgcgcagtgatatggaacgctgggGTCAACATGAACAACAACGGTACATTATCGTCCAATTATGTACCCCTCGTGAcccactctcaaccaatcagagcgctggatttcatctacccgcgttataaatataaataaaggctagatgtcttatGGCGGCGTATAGAGCGTCCATCTTGGTACGGGCAGCTCGCTCACCATTGTGTTGGTAGTAGACCTTGTAGTTTAAATCAGTgattttcaaccttttttgaGCCGCGGCACGTTTTTTACACTTACAAAATTCTGGGGCACACCACCAACCAAAATGACACTCTAACACACTACATCCAATACATATAGTTAATAATAAACTaatctaaatgtatttatactcACTTAGTGTGAAACCTGGGCCTGTTTCGATGAACATAAAATGGATATCCTGGCAGGAATGGTAGAAAGACACACACGAAGCTCTTCCTCAACagctctcagtctctctctgtttttcatttttatcgcAGTCAAGCTTGAGAAGCTCAGCTCACATAGATATGTGTGGTTGAAAACGGGAGCAATGTCAAAATAGCTTTGTTGGCCAGAATGGGGATCTCCTTGGCAACAGATAACCAAAAACTGTCCAAAGGAAGATCAGCAAAGTTTTTAGCTTTAAACCACGATCTTGTTTCAGATAAATGAGTTCTCCTTGCTCCTTTAAGGTCATGTCCTTTCCAGCCACGGATGCTGAGCTGTATGGGTCCCTAACCCAGTCAAGGCATTCTGTGAAGGCtgaagagaaataaaatgacaactTCTCCTCGAGAGTTTTCAAATGTGTGCCAATCACCTCGCACAATACAGCAGTGTTGCCATCATGACGTTTCTCGGTGAGCGGGAACCTCTCAAGGTTGCCACGCTGCACCTTTTAAACGGAATCTGTTTATTTTATCAGTGCTTGTAAGCAGGTTTTCATTTCGGCCTTGCATCCGTGTGTTCAGTTCATTCAGATGATGAAATATATCAGCCAGGTATTCCAGCTTTGCACACCACTCATCACTTGGAAGCAGCTTTGAGTAATCGGACCTCTCGTTTGTCAGAAATACTTTAAGTTCCTCTTGCAGCTCAGACTCACGGGCCAGCACTTTGCCGCGCGACAGCCACCGGACCTCCGTGTGGAGCAATAAGACCTTATGTTCCGCTCCCATTTGCAAATAAGCGACATTTCAAAGTTTGCATCTTCACAAAGTTCACTATGCGCACAACATCATCCAACACAGGAGCTAGATCTGCTGGTAAGGTCTTTGCAACGAGGGCCTCACGGTGCAAACGGTGCGTAACAATAACATCTGGGTTTCTTCCTTTGACCCTACTTACGACGCCTTTGATGCGGCTCCATCAGTGCAGACACCTGTGCAGTTTTGCCACGTAAGCCCGCTTTTGTCAAGATATTCGGGACGTGACCCGAAATATTTCCTCTCCTGATGATTTTTCTGGCAGTGCCTTGCAAAATAGGAAGTCTTCTCTAATGGTTTCTCCATCCACAAAACGCACATTGGCCAAGAGCTGATCCACTAATATCCGTCGACTCATCAAGTTGCAGGGCAAATTTCTTACTGATGCGCATCTTTTCCAAGACAACAGTTTCGATATCCGCAGACATGTTATCAATACGTctggcaattgtgttatctgagAGAGGCACTTTAGCTGTCTCTTTGGCCGCGTCAGGGCCGAACATCTCATTTACAGTGGCTTTACAAGCTGGCAGTATTAATGTTGGACATCCGCAATCTACCATGGTGACTTGCTCCGCCCCCTCACTGTCAAATATCTCCATCAATGGACCATCCATCCGTTCTGCTGTACAAATTTATATTGAACGAATTATTGCAGTTCCCCCCCGGTCAGCCCCCTGCACATTGATGTTGGACCTGTGGGAAACGctggtgtaaatatgaatgggGCAGcactccctctcccacgcctaCGGGGCAATTTCAGTCATTTCTGGAATGTGTGAGGAAGCCGGAGTCCCCAGAGAGGACCCACCCAATAGAACATTTGAACCCAGAATCTTCTGTGCCAACCAGCACGCCGCCGCCAGCTTCAGGGTTCACTAGCaaataaaaaagcaagaaaatggACAGGCTTTTACTTAAAAAGTCATTCGGTCTGAAAGTAACGAGCAGGAACGATATTAATCTTATTAATTCTATTCATGTACCTGTTAATGTTTTGACTGCAAACAAATtatgaaattgtatttttcaaatgtaattcTCTGAAATGTTTTATGCCTAACTGGTCAGCGTAACAGTAACTTTACTGCTCATGACATATTTAATTTTCTCTATTGATAACATGTTTTTTGCGGTGATATAAACATCTTCTTTGTCATGACAACTGAGATGAACAACTCATGTGTTACAGCAAAAGAAGCATCATTCTTCTTTTGgaaattaaatctttttttagcaAAGTAATACACACTATTCTTCTTCCAGCTtctccacttttctttttattaataacaatatCATATATTTTGGTGTGAACAATACACTTTTAGACAGACTGATTAAATGAACTTAAAGAAATACTTGTGTTAAATCCATAACAAAAAAACGTCCCCCAAATTTTGTTTCCGCTGCAGGGACATCTGTCCCATCCTGAAGGATCCAGCTGCTCTGACAGCTGTGATTGACCTGTTTGAAGAACATGTGAGGAAGAACCACCAGCAGCTGGACCTGATTGTTGGTGAGAAGCGCCTTCAATACAAATCTGTGTTGGTAGTTTGAAGTTGTTTCTGAATAATACACACTCACGTAGATTCACAGATTCATACACACAGGTTCAAACTCCTATTCTATATGGTCATGTACGTACACATATGGCagcatacagtacatatatcattgtttttatttacttattctgaaagagttgagatCATTATTATTAACTCTTAATCGATGTCATTTAGATGATGCATTCCATGACGCCTACTGCCAGCAGGCACATTCAAAGAACTACAATCTGATTGATTCAAATTGAACATGTGATACTTTACTGTGCTTCTTGTCTAAACCTCACAGCGGAGGCCGTGTGTGCATTTGCCTTGGTTATGGTCCTAAACTCCTCACATGCGTTCATGATCAGATGGTCCACTCCCGTTTGGTCGAGgtgtgatgggtgtgtgtgtgttcaggtctgGATGCTCGTGGTTTCCTGTTTGGGCCTCTCCTTGCCCAGCGGCTGGGCCTCGGCTTTGTCCTGGTCAGAAAGAAAGGCAAGCTGCCTGGAACCACCGTGTCTGTGGCATACGATTTGGAGTACGGCAAGGTAGGGTACACAAGCACGCCATCTTGCTGCTGAGCTATGCTCTGCATTTGTTGGCCTTGTTCAATGTTGTTTGACTGTTTCCATCTGTAACATACAGCACACGGGTTGGCCACTAAAGGATGTGCACTTGTATTATCTCAAAAGGAATGTGTGGCATACAGTAACATAAACATTCACTCGTGTTCCTCCAGGCAGAAGTAGAGATCCAGGAGGATGCTGTGGCTCCAGGACAGAAGGTCCTACTCATTGATGACCTTTTGGCTACTGGAGGTGAGGGTTATGTTCACGGTTTGTGGGCTCAGGGAACACCATCTGTTTTGTCTATGAAAAACAAATTATGTCAAATTAGAATCAATGAATGCAGATCCCAAAACGATCTCAATCCTAAAGAGTGAATTTGAGGTTGACACCGTTTCAGTTTAAAGCTGCGGGACAATTCAGTTGAATgcgttgtgtgtgcatgtgtgttagtTTGTTGCTATTTACGTTGAATGgcagcgtgtctctgtgtgttgcaggcagaggtgtggactcgagtcatgtgacttggactcgagtcagactcgagtcatgaatttgatgacttgagactcgactcgacaagacgtacaaagacttgcaactcgacttggacttgaataccgatgactcgtgacttgacttggactcgagccttttgactcgagaagacttgctacttcccatgaaaactgggggtaaacattttcacacggccgcaccgctctgtttatctgcatctgtcaaaaaaattatgcgccacctgtatgcagagagcgcgctgcctgcacgacatccaatcactgcagtccatttgaccgtatcaacgagacagctcgttcatggttacaaaaatcgggatttttgaacccggattcagactccgatggaaatcctcgccaacattatgtcaacgtccgttttaaagtagtgtaatgagctgagttaaagttattagttaatcagttatgcagatgttgcatgtgttcacgttatgcgctgttaccagctgtagttacgcgagacaacccgagttttggggggccgtgaatgcggaagtgttcgttcggcgtggtgacggccaacagtgaccgaagttgagttgttttatataaataagcggagttgcaagccagtcatcgcctccttatttacgctgcagcattggggtgagcgttacagtactataacacagtcacagtcaatccaccattacccttcccttcgtagtctaagtctgtgaggcagcgcaccatcacccagggttccccgtccccactataataaaatgactcgaaatgactcgaaactaaaatggtacgacttgtgactcgacttgtgacttgttggctgtgacttgtgactcgacttgagacttgcttcgtctttgactcgacttgactcgggactcgagggcaatgacttgagacttgcttgtgacttgcctatcagtgacttgttcccacctctggttgCAGGGACATTGTATGCGGCCTGTGAGCTGATGAAGAAGCTGCAGGCGCAGATAGTGGGCTGCCTGGTGGTGATGGAGCTCAAAGAGCTGCAGGGCGCTGACAAGCTGAAGCCCCACTCCGTGTTCTCCCTGCTGCACTACTGAAAGCAAAGGCCGAGTCGGGTGCTTCCCTTCAATCACATGTTGATATGCATGTGGTGCTGAAATCCATCTTCGAGATGACGTCTAATTCTGCCTACTAAGcaaagaaatacatgaaaatatatcatttgtttcaaagcttttttaaataatacaatcaaataaatgttgcaAATAAGACCAGCAGAGACTAAATTGAGATGATTGTGTGCAGGCAGCCTCTTGACTGAAGGCTTTCCATGGGAGTAAGTCAGAAGGGAACAGAGCAGTCACTGTTGTGCTCCTGAAGGATGGGATGTGGCTCAAGTAAAAGATAAAAATACTAGTGGTTCGATGCATAAAACGGGTCCAATCAaagataattaaatatattggtttttgcaggtcttttcaTTCTGTCATTTTGTTGGTGATGCTACACTACTGACATGAAATGGTATTAAACAACTTGAATGTTAGTGGTATCTGCATAACTCAAACTATCCCTGTAAGAGCATTGTAGAGATTGACTCAAACATTGTGTCCTTGGTCGTCCTTGATGGAATATTTCTGTATTATTTGGACTTTGAGTTTCAATCCACAACATGCATCTTTCTTTGTTAGTGTTTGGTTGAAACCTTGTTTGAAAGCCTTCTTGCTGAATGAAATGTCTGTAAGTAGAGCAGAAGAACGCTGACGAGCTGCTGAATGAGACCCAGTGAGTGTCTGCACCACGTGAGTCACCCAGACATGGTCCTCCTCTATGTTCTACACCAACGTAAACATTTACAGAATAAAGTGAAAAACGTGAGGCCACTGTGAACAAGTGTGATGGGACCACATTCCAACATTCCTCTGCATCGGTTTTCCTCAGAAACCACTTGATGTCACCATTTCATTGTCAATGAATCCTCAACGTCTAACGTTACTTGGTGATATTTCAGGTTCATGACTTGTCTAATCGACCTcattttgatccatttctgtttaTAAGTGCAAACGTAGCAGCCAAATTGACGTATGCATCCTTAAGGAACTGAGACACAGGGAAGGTCTCTTTGGCACATTGTGAGGGCTTCAGAGAGACCTTTTCTAATAGTTACAGTACTCGTGTAACTTTAGACCAAGTCTGTAATCCATTCCAGGTTTTTCTAGTTTTAAAGCAAGAGATTACTGTCTGCACCTTTCCCCTCCACATCAACAATACACAACGTTCTTTAACCAATGTCTTCCACTGAATGAGCTCACTGGTTGTGCTCCACAGCGACTATGAATTACCTCACAGAACGAGCAGCATGTCATGATTGGTTTTAAATTGCTTTAGTACATTATTTGCGATGTAGAAATATAATTTCTACCAAAAACAGGAATTGATCTGGTCAGTAATGTTGGACTGCTGTTTTTTACCACTTAGGTACTCGTGATGTTCATTAGTTACAGCGATGCATCAAACCATAACAGCCAACCTCATAATAGTGCTAGAGGAAAGGATTACACAGGAACAGACTTTCTAATCCAATTCTTTTCAGATTTTATTTGATATTCTGTGTTTCCAGTTTATGGTATTGAGACAAACCTGTAAATAGTTTTGAAAGGAAATCTCAAACTGCTTTGTCTTGCACAAGCAGACAGCTCAAGATCTGGTTAGTTATGGAAAGATGCTAAAAGTTGTTCCTCACT containing:
- the aprt gene encoding adenine phosphoribosyltransferase, which gives rise to MAGDSESKLQLVQRHIRAFPDFPKEGIVFRDICPILKDPAALTAVIDLFEEHVRKNHQQLDLIVGLDARGFLFGPLLAQRLGLGFVLVRKKGKLPGTTVSVAYDLEYGKAEVEIQEDAVAPGQKVLLIDDLLATGGTLYAACELMKKLQAQIVGCLVVMELKELQGADKLKPHSVFSLLHY